CGGTGTCGGGATAGTTATTTGTGCCCGTCAATACCCGCCTTCTTGTGGCGTACGCGTTTTGTTTCACTGACCGCGACTCCCGGATCTTCTGTTGAAGGGAGCCGCTCATGAGATCGTGCAACAATCCGCCTCTCGATTCCGATTCGGTAAAGAGTGTCCATGCTTTTTGAGCAATGTCTTGTGTCAGATTTTCAATGTAGTACGCGCCAGCCGATGGATCTCCCGTTTTGCCCAGATGAGCCTCTTCACCCAGAATGTGGTGCACATTTCCGGCTATGCGCCGTGAAAACGTATCCGGTGTGCGGAAAGAAATATCGTAAGGGAAGACGACCAGGGAATCCGCGCCTCCTGTAACCGCAGCCATGGCTTCCGCAGTGGCGCGCAGCATGTTGTTATGAGGGTCGCTGATCGTCTTGTTTTGAAACGTAGTTTCGGCGTGGATAAAAGCAGGAATGGAGGGATCCATGCCATAGGCATCAAGCAGGTTTTTCCACAGAATGCGAAGTGCCCTGAATTTTGCAATTTCCGGAAAATAGAGCGGTCCTGCGGATACGCGTATCAGAAAAGATGCAGCCGCCGATTCCCGGTTTTCCGGTTCCAGCATCGAGAAGTATTCGCTTGCCAGCGAGATGGCTATGGCGGCCTCTGAAACGATTGTGCATCCGGCTTTGTGGTAAAAGAGTGCGTCAGCAGCCAGCGAATCTGCACTGCGCACAAAGTTTTTCAGCTGATCCTGCGACGACCAGAGAGTTTTTCCGGCAGCTGCAGATTCGGTTATTGGATCAAATATGAATGTGGCTTTACGAAACGGTTTGGGATGGTTTCGGGTCATTGCAGAGAAAACAGGAGCGGAGATGCCTGCATCAACGAACAGAGAGATCTCTTCTGTGTTCATCTCCTCAAAAATGCCGTCAAAGGCATCCTGGTCCGGAATGTTGGAGCCGTGCAGGTGAATGTTTTCGGAACCGTTTGCAGGGCGTGGGCGGCTCGTTAAAAGGAACGTACGTGCTCCACGGGAATAAGCACTTGCAATCGAATCCCTGATCTCTGCCGGATGAAGGCCAAAAACCGGCTCACAGTAAGTCCAGCCTTTGCCCGAGGGTAATGACGGGGGACTTTGAACGTCTTCGCGCATATAAAACGGAAGTGGCTCAAGCCCCTCCAGCGTTTCCCATTTCAGCTTCTCCGTATAATCAGCACCCCCAAGATCGGATGTGATTTTCTCTTCCCATTCCTTTCGGCTGACTGTCGGGAAATCTGAAAACAATTTTTCTTCAGTTTGTATATTCTTCACGGTCGTCAGTTTTTTATGCGTTTAACTATATTAAAAATAGCGATGGCCTGAAAACTTCCCTAACTTTGGAGAGTTTAATTTAGACGTAAAAAAGCGCTACCATTTGGATATATTCAGGTTTTGTTTATAATCAGCGCGCATGGCCGTTAGTTGGAATATTCGGGCTCTGAAAAGTATTTTCAGGCTCATATGCCGGCAATGAAATGTATTTAAAAATTTACTCAGGAATTGAAAAGGAACGATTATGATAGAAACGACACAAACTATTCCTCCGCTTACACAGCTTACAGAAGACGAACAGATGCTGAAGGAAGCAGCAGCGGATTTTGCCGAATCGGCCATCAAGCATAAAGTGCATGAAATGGACGAGGCCGGAAAACTGGACCCGCAGCTGATCCGGGAGTTCTTTGAAATGGGTTTAATGGGGATCGAAATCCCGGAAAAATACCAGGGGGGTGGCGGATCTTTTATGATGAGCATTGTGGCGATTGAGCAGATATCCCGTGTTGATGCCTCCGTCGGAGTATTTATGGATGTTCAGAACACCCTGGTGAACAATGCTTTTCTTAGATGGGGAAGTGATGAGGTTAAAGAGAAGTTTTTGCCGTTGCTGGCCACCGAAAAAGTTGGTGCATACTGCCTTTCGGAAGCCGGATCAGGAAGCGATGCTTTTGCACTTAAGTGTGCTGCAAAAAAGGATGGCGACCACTATGTTTTAAATGGCACCAAGCTTTGGATTACCAATGCGAATGAAGCGGATATTTTTCTTGTCTTTGCCAATATAAATCCGGACGCAGGGTATAAGGGCATTACTGCATTTATTGTTGAACGCGGTATGGAGGGCTTTTCCGTTTCTAAAAAAGAAAACAAGCTCGGAATCCGGGCAAGTTCCACATGCGAATTGCTTCTTGAAGATGTTAAGGTACCCGAAGAAAATGTGCTTGGAGAAGTAGGAAAAGGATATAAAGTGGCGATAGAGACACTGAATGAAGGGCGTATCGGAATAGGTGCACAGATGATTGGCATCGCACAGGGTGCACTCGATGCCGCAGTAGCTTATACAAAAGAACGCAAGCAGTTTGGCAAAGCTGTTGCAGATTTCCAGGGTGTGCAGTTTCAGCTTGCAAAAATGGCAACTGAACTGGAAATGGCCCGTCTTCTGGTGTACAACGCAGCAAGGCTCAAAGAGGCAGGTCAGCCTTTTTTGAAAGAGGCTGCAATGGCTAAATACTACAGTTCAGAAGTTGCGGAAAATATTAGCTCGAAGGCAATTGACCTGTTTGGCGGTTACGGGTACGTGAAAGAGTATCCTGTAGAGAAGTTCTACAGAGACTCAAAGATTGGCAAAATCTACGAAGGTACGTCCAATATGCAGCTCCAAACCATCGCCAAAATTCTTCTTAAGGAAGGATAATGCGGGTCTGAAGCGCCTGAACGCCATTTTCAATTAATTTGCATAAAATGGAATGCTGAGGGAAGAACTTTGTGTTGAGTCAGGATGTTAAGCAGACAAATGTGACCCCAATAATTATATCAAAACCGGAAATGTCTCTTTATCGGGCCGGTACAAGAAAAAAACAGTTGTTATGGACAATATTGACGATATCCTGAAAAAATGCTCTAAAGATGAAGAGTCATTCAAGAAATTAAAGACAGTCTTTGGAAATCTTAAGGCCGAAGCCGATCAAAAAGCGATGCACCTCGATCTGCTCGAGCGAGCCATCAAGAGTGATTACGATTCCATCATCATAACAACGCTCGATCTCGAAAAACCGGGACCCGTCATTGTCTATGCAAATGATGGATTTACACGAATGACCGGATACTCCCGCGAAGAGGTAATAGGGAAGAGCCCTCGCATTCTGCAGGGGCCAAAAACCGATCGCGCTGTTCTTGACAAATTGCGTGAACGCCTTCGTGAAGGGCAGTCTTTCTTCGG
This window of the Rhodohalobacter mucosus genome carries:
- a CDS encoding acyl-CoA dehydrogenase encodes the protein MIETTQTIPPLTQLTEDEQMLKEAAADFAESAIKHKVHEMDEAGKLDPQLIREFFEMGLMGIEIPEKYQGGGGSFMMSIVAIEQISRVDASVGVFMDVQNTLVNNAFLRWGSDEVKEKFLPLLATEKVGAYCLSEAGSGSDAFALKCAAKKDGDHYVLNGTKLWITNANEADIFLVFANINPDAGYKGITAFIVERGMEGFSVSKKENKLGIRASSTCELLLEDVKVPEENVLGEVGKGYKVAIETLNEGRIGIGAQMIGIAQGALDAAVAYTKERKQFGKAVADFQGVQFQLAKMATELEMARLLVYNAARLKEAGQPFLKEAAMAKYYSSEVAENISSKAIDLFGGYGYVKEYPVEKFYRDSKIGKIYEGTSNMQLQTIAKILLKEG
- a CDS encoding methylmalonyl-CoA mutase family protein — its product is MKNIQTEEKLFSDFPTVSRKEWEEKITSDLGGADYTEKLKWETLEGLEPLPFYMREDVQSPPSLPSGKGWTYCEPVFGLHPAEIRDSIASAYSRGARTFLLTSRPRPANGSENIHLHGSNIPDQDAFDGIFEEMNTEEISLFVDAGISAPVFSAMTRNHPKPFRKATFIFDPITESAAAGKTLWSSQDQLKNFVRSADSLAADALFYHKAGCTIVSEAAIAISLASEYFSMLEPENRESAAASFLIRVSAGPLYFPEIAKFRALRILWKNLLDAYGMDPSIPAFIHAETTFQNKTISDPHNNMLRATAEAMAAVTGGADSLVVFPYDISFRTPDTFSRRIAGNVHHILGEEAHLGKTGDPSAGAYYIENLTQDIAQKAWTLFTESESRGGLLHDLMSGSLQQKIRESRSVKQNAYATRRRVLTGTNNYPDTGKELPDVSEGGHPFPVQTLAPSSARLRVGSENPGAELQHLLKEGKSLPELILSMIPRETSSIESIKEFHAGDIFDSIRKETEELAEKTGIQPDVLILPVGNLKWRNARASFAQNLLGCAGFRINMADGGDSLEDAVDKLEDKKFDAVVLCGSDKEYPDLVPLFCERMGDRPLLVVAGHPGTNEPLYRDAGIDEFIWAGMNAAGFLRKVQSELFKKYTVS